The sequence aaaaaaaaagaaaccctaatgCATGACTTTTATCCTAAAATGATATACTAATGTAAGCAAAGAACCCAGACATAACAGAATCTAAAATCTACCGCTACTTATTCAAAAACAAGCTATAGAAAGAAACTTTAATTGGATACTCATCTAAATGTAAGAGAAAAACATAGAACCTATAATGAATCAAAATTGCCACGGTGAATGATCAAAGTAACAGAAATATGGAATtttaaaagcaagcaaagaaaacagaatttaaatcTAATCCAAATCACATATCAAAAAAGAAGTGGTCAAACACATATTTGCTATTGAATTTAAACTTGAAATCTTAAAGCAACCTATGTCTCAAGAAGACATCTTGAACAGTCAGGTTCTCTTTGGGATCTTGTAGCATCCAATCAAGACACTATTGATTTGCatagttttctttaaatttcaagtcaaatttaattacaaaatatgcATTTACCTAACACAGAATCAAAACCTAACATCTAATATATACAAtcaattgatgaaaataaacataCTAAACAGAAATGAATGAAACAGactaaaagaaatgaaacagAATAAgaagcaataaaagaaaatcaaaagaagaaaaatgggtAAAAAGAGATGAACCGAAAACTGACTCTGAAAGCTTCTCCCACCGTCGACCGTTTTGCACGTGTGTCTGATCCTTCAAATTTGAAGGAGCATTGCTTTTTAGCCTAGAATCAACATGAACGTTATTTGAGAGTGATGAATCGCCAAGTGCTGCTACTGATACATTGGTAGATGAAGAATCAATGTGAAAATATTACTGCAAAATGTCGACATATATTGACAACAAAATCATTTGTGGCGGTCACACTCTTGTTTccataaagtaaaagaaaacaaatttgcCAGAAATTCGTTTCCAGTTTTCACCGTCcattacaagaaaaaagaaataaaaacgagaaaagaaataaaaaagaaacaagctTTGAATGTTAATAGAGAGAATTCGTCAACGAGTGggatgaaaaggaaaaagaaaagcaaaaaagaatgagaaaacaaaaagaaagaaagtgaaaccCTATAAAAAACTCAATGACGCACTCGGCATCCTAAGGTTAATCTCGCGCCACCCTCGGATTCTCTCTCCCTCACATCCTTAGGGTTTGCATTTTCGAAGCAGAAGAAgtaaaacaaagagaaaagaagataagaaaggGTGAACTCTCGGCTGGTGGTGGAGAACAAGAATGAAATAAGAGTTTCTCACTTCTCGCGACTCCTTTTTGGGTTTCTCGGCCTAACCCAACAGtgccaaaaaaaataaaaataaaagaaagcaaagaaagatTGATGAAAACTTGATTGTTTGTTGTTAACGGTTGTTATTTGTTGCAATTTTTCGTATATGAAAGAAGataaacaagaaagaaagaacaatggAAAAGTCTCTGTGCAAATAGAGATTAGAGAGAGAATGCAAAGAGGTGTGAGATTAACCGAGAGGGGAAAAGGAGGAATAATTTTTAGCAATGAGAATAGTTTAGATTTCTGGGCTTTGTTTGATCTGATTTTATAGTACCAAAAAGtgttattttaatacattcttTAATTACAACAAACTTCttggatattaaaataaaacacttattgaatatttagttttcattaaaaagaagaaaaatggggAAAAGGAGATGAACCGAAAACTGACTCTGAAAGCTTCTCCAACCGTCGACCGTTCTGCACGTGCTTCCAACCGTAAATCTGACTGATCCAGCTTCCCACACGTGTGTCTGATACAGCTTTGCGCTCCTGAGCAACTGACACGAACCACAGCTCTCCTTTCTTTCTCGCGTTCTCTAAAACCCTAGCTGCTGAGTTAGAAGAATTGGAAGAAAAATCTCCATTTGCTTCAAATCTTAGCAGCATGAAACGCTGCGTTTCACTTAATCTGCACAGAGGGCTTCAAATGGGCTTCAAATTAACTCCATCAGCGCTGGCCCAATTCACTTCAGCCCATTCAGCATCAGCAGATTCTTTCTTTCCATTTCAGCGCTGACCCAATTCATGTTTCTTCATCCTCTGCCagcaaaattaaaacattgGGCTTTTTGTCAACGCTGACACACAGCAGCTTCAAGAATTAGCCATATTTAGCCCATTATATTTCTTCAGCCCTTAATctgcataaaagaaagaatttaagaGTTTAATCAGCAAAGAAAAATCCTAATAttctaaaaaacaaatttatacatttaaagaaaagagcaaaaacatttattaatttaaaaacctattttatttaactaaaaaaattatcactaattttacaaaaacctattttaatcctaattactctaaactatcttaattctagaaaattaaaacctAATCTATCCTAAAAGAAGAATATTAACACACAAAATTGAGGAAAAATAGAGAGTTAACACATAGCAACTGTTAATTGTTGATGAAGGTTCTCTTTCTTAATTCAGCCAAACACTTTGGGAATTATTTTACATTCATAAATACACACAACGCCACAAATTGACCAAACACTTGAGACATTGCACCCAAGATNNNNNNNNNNNNNNNNNNNNNNNNNNNNNNNNNNNNNNNNNNNNNNNNNNNNNNNNNNNNNNNNNNNNNNNNNNNNNNNNNNNNNNNNNNNNNNNNNNNNNNNNNNNNNNNNNNNNNNNNNNNNNNNNNNNNNNNNNNNNNNNNNNNNNNNNNNNNNNNNNNNNNNNNNNNNNNNNNNNNNNNNNNNNNNNNNNNNNNNNNNNNNNNNNNNNNNNNNNNNNNNNNNNNNNNNNNNNNNNNNNNNNNNNNNNNNNNNNNNNNNNNNNNNNNNNNNNNNNNNNNNNNNNNNNNNNNNNNNNNNNNNNNNNNNNNNNNNNNNNNNNNNNNNNNNNNNNNNNNNNNNNNNNNNNNNNNNNNNNNNNNNNNNNNNNNNNNNNNNNNNNNNNNNNNNNNNNNNNNNNNNNNNNNNNNNNNNNNNNNNNNNNNNNNNNNNNNNNNNNNNNNNNNNNNNNNNNNNNNNNNNNNNNNNNNNNNNNNNNNNNNNNNNNNNNNNNNNNNNNNNNNNNNNNNNNNNNNNNNNNNNNNNNNNNNNNNNNNNNNNNNNNNNNNNNNNNNNNNNNNNNNNNNNNNNNNNNNNNNNNNNNNNNNNNNNNNNNNNNNNNNNNNNNNNNNNNNNNNNNNNNNNNNNNNNNNNNNNNNNNNNNNNNNNNNNNNNNNNNNNNNNNNNNNNNNNNNNNNNNNNNNNNNNNNNNNNNNNNNNNNNNNNNNNNNNNNNNNNNNNNNNNNNNNNNNNNNNNNNNNNNNNNNNNNNNNNNNNNNNNNNNNNNNNNNNNNNNNNNNNNNNNNNNNNNNNNNNNNNNNNNNNNNNNNNNNNNNNNNNNNNNNNNNNNNNNNNNNNNNNNNNNNNNNNNNNNNNNNNNNNNNNNNNNNNNNNNNNNNNNNNNNNNNNNNNNNNNNNNNNNNNNNNNNNNNNNNNNNNNNNNNNNNNNNNNNNNNNNNNNNNNNNNNNNNNNNNNNNNNNNNNNNNNNNNNNNNNNNNNNNNNNNNNNNNNNNNNNNNNNNNNNNNNNNNNNNNNNNNNNNNNNNNNNNNNNNNNNNNNNNNNNNNNNNNNNNNNNNNNNNNNNNNNNNNNNNNNNNNNNNNNNNNNNNNNNNNNNNNNNNNNNNNNNNNNNNNNNNNNNNNNNNNNNNNNNNNNNNNNNNNNNNNNNNNNNNNNNNNNNNNNNNNNNNNNNNNNNNNNNNNNNNNNNNNNNNNNNNNNNNNNNNNNNNNNNNNNNNNNNNNNNNNNNNNNNNNNNNNNNNNNNNNNNNNNNNNNNNNNNNNNNNNNNNNNNNNNNNNNNNNNNNNNNNNNNNNNNNNNNNNNNNNNNNNNNNNNNNNNNNNNNNNNNNNNNNNNNNNNNNNNNNNNNNNNNNNNNNNNNNNNNNNNNNNNNNNNNNNNNNNNNNNNNNNNNNNNNNNNNNNNNNNNNNNNNNNNNNNNNNNNNNNNNNNttggaaaatgaaaatctcTTCAACAGGTCTGGTGAATCTTAATGATCTATGATCTCATAGATTCATGAGAATAAGGAAAATAGGGAATagacaaaaattcttaaattttcacCACAATTTGTACTTTTTAGCTTGTGTACTGGtgttttataaactatttaactTGAAAATATTCAGTATAGCATCCATCATGGGATCCATTATACAATTATAGCATTTTGGGGTATGGCTGCTCCACTATATGGGATTGATAGGACTGACACAAATGATCATGGATCATATGCATGAAGAGTTAAAATATTCTACAAATTACAGGTGTGCATATCACTAGGAGGTGGAGAGTATACAGGATTCATTGATGGACTAGAGACGATCATAGGTGTACCTGGCCCTGTGGACATTATGAAGTCAGTATGTTTTGAACgagcaagaaaaacaaatgtttCTACAAACACATTTAAAGCCCCAAGANCAGCTTTGGCATGAAGCTTGTTTTCATCTGGTAGTACTTCAACTAAAGCATCCAATAATATTAGGGGGTGGGTCCAGATCCTTCAAATTTGAACAAGCATTGCTTTTTAGCCTAAAATCAACATGAACGTTATTTGAGAGTGATGAATCGCCAAGTGCTGCTACTGATACATTGCTAGATGAAGAATCAATGTGAAAATATTACAACAAAATCATTTGTGGGATCTGTGAGATCTCTCTCACCATTGGAGCAATGACAGTCATCAAAAGGATTTTACACCTAAGTTGGCCTGAAAATGAAGTGTCATATTTTACTGAAATAATATGCTACAGTATAAACCCATCTAACTTGTACTaagtaaaatattaagtaaaatattagaaaagatgaaagataAGTTACATATTATTGCAGAAACATTATACTACATATAAACCCATCTAACTTATGTAAGTACTCAGTATATATTGGGGAGGATAAGAGACCAATTTAAGCAGATAAACCACACTTAAATAAGTATAATGTGATGCAGAAAAAAGAAACACAGCAGTAGTAAGATTTACGCATCCATCAAGTGGCACCAAGAACGGAGTTGCAGGTTCTAATGTCAAAATCAAGAATTTCGGTCACACTCTTgtttagtaaaagaaaacaaatttaccAGAAATTGGGTTAATTCGTTTCCAGTTTTCACCATcccttaaaagaaaaaagaaataaaaaaagaaaccagcTTTGAATGTTAATGGAG is a genomic window of Vigna radiata var. radiata cultivar VC1973A unplaced genomic scaffold, Vradiata_ver6 scaffold_812, whole genome shotgun sequence containing:
- the LOC106780567 gene encoding uncharacterized protein LOC106780567 (The sequence of the model RefSeq protein was modified relative to this genomic sequence to represent the inferred CDS: added 43 bases not found in genome assembly); its protein translation is MLLRFEANGDFSSNSSNSAARVLENARKKGELWFVSVAQERKAVSDTRVGSWISQIYGWKHVQNGRRLEKLSELKSNAPSNLKDQTHVQNGRRWEKLSEFQELGGKKMQRRR